The DNA segment ACAAGGAAACACCTTCAAAACTGCATTTTGTTAAAGTTTCTGTACTAAAATGTAGAAAAACTGAACTACACAaatattgaaaagttaaaaattccttaattttttattcctggTACCACTACCACAATTTACAGGGCAATATACCTGatgtaatgaaaagaaaaagaaaaagacaaagctaCAACAGATAAAAGACCTCAGGAATGTACATCTAATTGACACTACATTGCATTAATCAATAGCTGCACTTTTTGCAAACTGTGGCTATGACAGTCCTGAACAAGAAGGGTTTCCTGTTTAAGCTGCAGTAACTTTTCTGACTATGGATCATCGTTCCTTCTGTGGCAGATTTTTACAGTTCCTCTAACGCATTTGGGACGACTGTCTCAAAGTAACCTGCAGCTTTCCTGACAACTCCTCGCTCTCTCTCCTGCTAAGAACTGTAGCCTGTTGAATAATACAGGATAAAAAAATTATTACACTCAGTGAACAATTCCACATATTCGTTTATCATCATTACAGAAACTTAAAAGATACCTACCCTTTTCTTCTGAGTTTTTAGAACCTTCTGCTACCATATCCACCACTTCCACCACCAGATCCATAACCACCTGGAAATACACATAAAAAGATTATAAagaaatatacatacatttttaacttAAATGACAATACAGGAttttactaggaaaaaaaaattatttaccacCATAGGGACTGCCCGAGCTTCTTCCACCAAAACTACCCCCTTTCATGGGTCCATAATTTGACTGCTGTTGTCCACTATAATTTCCAAAATCATTATAGTTTCCACCACCACCATAGTTACCTGAAATTACAAAGATTTTATTTGTGGCTGACCTACAGAagttattttcctgtttttaatacATACATGCATTGCATTATCTTTCGACAATCACAGCACCATCCTGACACACACAATCCTTTGAGATTTCACAGAACTATCAAACTCTTTCCACCACAAAAATCTCAGACATACACAGCAGAGGAATAGAAAGTCAAAGTTGGCTAAAGAGACTAGACAGCTACCATAGCCTTCATATTAGATGGCTCTGGCACATTCTCTTCACAACACTCAACACCATAAAATCTGAGAGATTCACTGTAGCTGATACAGTATAACTTCTAAGTCATTGATAAAAAGCATTTCAAATTGACCATTAGGAAAAACCTGTTGTTGATAGAGCAATACAATTCAAAATTGAATACATTCAATAATAAAGTTCTTTAAAGTATCATGGAGTATGGAGTAATGATGCAGACTAAGAGTCTGAAATACTGCTGACATATATTTTTAGTCATCTAAATCCTGATAACACCTATTCAACACGTCTGCATATTCAATTTATAGTTACCATCTATCCAGATTAAAAGTGCCTAAAGTAAAAATCCGGGCAACAAACATTACTGTTAAATGTCCCATTTCAATATGGAGAACATGTGAATACATTTTGCAAATTGACTAAATCGCAGCAATGTAAGAAAATTCAGTTTAACTTTCCACTATTTGAGGATATTCTATTATAAAACGTGAAATTTGACCTGTTtgtaacatttttctaaaatgcatGTAGTGAACTATAAAAACAATATTGAATACTTAAAACAAGTGAAAGTCTACCACCTCCAAAATTTCCTCCTTCATTGTAACCATCAtatcctccaccaccaccaccatatccACCACCTTGGTTTCCATATCCTCCTGGTCCACCACCACCGTAACCTCCTCTACTACTATAACCAGGACCACCGCCATAGTTGCCACCTAGAAAAACAAATTGAGTTTTTAGACAAAAACAAATGTACAGTCAAGTTATAGAATGCCAGTTTACTGTGCTTTTAAACCCCAGGAAAAACAGGCCAATTAACACACTAAAACTTGGTAATACCTGGTTAATAGAGCAGCTACAATCTGGGCTATTAACCACTAACATGAAAGCGTAAatcttttgatattaaaaaactgttccattttttaaaaaatctaagaagAACAGTATTAAAAAATCTAAGAACAGTAAACAGTCTCCTCTGAGAAAAATAATTCCACTTCAGTTAGCCGTACAATAAATCTTATCCGCCAAAAAAAACAAGATAACATTAaatcttaaggggaaaaaaggtcTTGTCTTCTACAGTATTAATTTAGAAGCATACTTTAATAGTCAAGTCacacaaaaatatagaaaatatcaaGTCGAAAACCATTACAAAACTTACCATCCCCTCCAAATCCATTATATCCACCATCGCCTCCTCCATAGCTCCCTCTgctgccaccacctccaccaccatagCCTCCTTAAAAAAAAGGTGTGGATTAAATGTATATTCAATTTACTAATAAATTTCAGGTAGACATGTTCTCAGAAGTAAGATAATGTCCTACCTCTTCCACCAAAGTTTCCACCACGGCCAAAGTTTCCTCCACCACCTCCAAAGTTTCCTCCACGACCCATAAAGTTGCCAGATCCACCTCCACGACCTTGAACACAGGCAAGAAAGATCTTTAAGAAACTTACCATCATAACTTATGTCTATTTCGTATGCATATATATTACTCACCTCTTTGTGATCCAGCAGATTGCATCTCTTGTTTAGAAAGGGCCTTTTTCACTTCACAATTATGCCCATTAATAGTGTGGTATTTCTgaactaaaaatttttttaatcaaacaaacaaagaaaagttATTTGATGTTTTTGGAAAAGCACATGTTATCCTTTACTGCTAAACAACTTATTAAAACATCATCAAAATCGTAGTGACTTCTGAGTGGGGTTGAGTGGGATGtgaatcacatttattgattcaGATGCTGGTTACACGTGCAGCCACTTCATGAAAACTAAACCATACACTTTTCTatgctattttatacataatacaaACTTATAAGCAATTTAGCAAGTTTAGAACAAAGCAAACAAAtcatttctgctttctcattCAAGTTCTTCCATTCAAATGGCTACTTACCAACAATTTTATCAACTGTATCATGATCATCAAAAGTTACAAAAGCAAATCCTCTCTTTTTCCCACTCTGCCTGTCTTCCATAACTTCTATGGTTTCAATCTTGCCATACTTTTCAAAGTAGTCTCTCAAATTATATTCTTCTGTATCTTCTTTAATACCACCAACAAAAATTTTCTTCACTGTTAGATGGGCACCAGGCTTTACAGAAtcctacaaataaaaaatatgtaagtAAAAAAACCTCAAATTTTTACAATTTCACATCATACAACATG comes from the Bos taurus isolate L1 Dominette 01449 registration number 42190680 breed Hereford chromosome 2, ARS-UCD2.0, whole genome shotgun sequence genome and includes:
- the HNRNPA3 gene encoding heterogeneous nuclear ribonucleoprotein A3, giving the protein MEVKPPPGRPQPDSGRRRRRRGEEGHDPKEPEQLRKLFIGGLSFETTDDSLREHFEKWGTLTDCVVMRDPQTKRSRGFGFVTYSCVEEVDAAMCARPHKVDGRVVEPKRAVSREDSVKPGAHLTVKKIFVGGIKEDTEEYNLRDYFEKYGKIETIEVMEDRQSGKKRGFAFVTFDDHDTVDKIVVQKYHTINGHNCEVKKALSKQEMQSAGSQRGRGGGSGNFMGRGGNFGGGGGNFGRGGNFGGRGGYGGGGGGSRGSYGGGDGGYNGFGGDGGNYGGGPGYSSRGGYGGGGPGGYGNQGGGYGGGGGGYDGYNEGGNFGGGNYGGGGNYNDFGNYSGQQQSNYGPMKGGSFGGRSSGSPYGGGYGSGGGSGGYGSRRF